From Amycolatopsis sp. WQ 127309:
TCGCGGAAGGCGACACCGTTGTCGTCGTGGAGAAGGAGCATGGCGCCGAGGATGACCGCGCGCGGTCGGGCGCACCTACGGCCCTGCCATTCAATGGCAAGCCTCAGAGGCGCACCCAGGCGGCACCCAGCTCACGGGAGATGCCCCCGCGCCCTCGTCTGCACCGTCAGACCCGGCCGACGCGGCTGCACGCTTCGACACCAACACCCGCCACGCCGCATCCGGATCGCGCGCGAGACGCTCCGCGCCGGAAACCCCGAACTGCCTCCGTCACAGCGCTGCGAAAGAACCCGGCAGCCTCAGAGGCGCACCCGGGCCGCACCCAGCTCGCGGGAAATGCCCCGCGCCGTCGTCTGCACCGCCAGACCCAGGCGCCGCGGCTGCGCGACGCGTTTCGGCACCAGTACGCCCACCACGCCCACCACGGCGTCTTCCCGGTCGAACACCGGCGCGGCCACCGAGACGATCGACTCGTGCTCGTCCTCCCGCCGGAAGATGGCCAGGCGCTCGCGGCGGACGTCGGCCAGGGTGCGGCGCAGGACGTCCGGGAGGATCAGGCGGTTGTCGGGCTCGCTGTAGACCGGCTTCGACAGCAGCTCCTCCTGGACTTCCTTCGGCGCGAACGCCAGCAACGCGAGGCCAACACCGGTGGAGTGCAAGGGAAGCCGGCCGCCGATGCGGTAGTCCACCGGGGTCGCCTGGTGGGCCGACAGGCGTTCGACGAGCATCGCCTGCATCCCGTCGCGCACCGCCAGCTGGACGTGCTGGTGCGTCACCTCGGCGAGGTCGTTCATGAACGGCAGCGCCACCTGCCGCAGCCCGTGGCCGCGCGGGGCGAGCGTCGCGACCTCCAGCAACCGCAGGCCGACGCAGAACCGGCCGGCGTCGTCGCGCTCCAGCGCGCCCCAGTCCACCAAGCGGTTCGCGAGCCGCAACGCCGAGCTCGGCGGGATCTCGGCCCGCCGGCTCAGCTCGGCCAGCGTGAGGGTGCGGTGCTCGGCGTCGAACGACGCGAGCAGGGAAAGCGCGCGGTCGACAACCGGTTCGCCGTGGGCCGGACGGCGGCCCCGCACCCGCGCGGACTCGGTCATGTCGACATCGACGTTCCATTGGTTGGCATCCCCCTCACGGTACACCGCGCCAGGCGCCCATCCTTCCCCGCAGGTCAGCCGACCGAGACGCGAAAGGTGCCCAACGATGAGTACTTCTTTCCGCCAAGAGTCCACCACCGCAACGACGTTTCCCGGGCCACGACGCGGGTTCCTCTTCTTCTTCGCCTTCGCCGCGGTCGGTGCGGGGATGGCGGTCCTGGTCCCGGCCGTGCTGACGCTGTCGGTCAAGGCGACGTTGCTCGACCCTGCGGGCGCCACGACGATGGTCTCCATCGTGACCAGCATCAGCGCGTTGTGTTCGCTCATCGCGTTCCCGGTCTTCGGCCGGCTCAGCGACCGGACGACGGGCCGGTTCGGCCGGCGCCGGCCGTTCCTCCTGCTCGGCGCCGTCCTGTTCACGTTCGGCGCGATCGGCCTGCAGCTGGGCTCGACGACGTTCGCGCTGACGCTGGCGGCGAGCTGCACGACGGTCGGCGCGAGCGCGGCCACCGTCGCGTTCACCTCGGTCATCCCGGACCAGCTGCCCCCGGACCGCCGCGGCCCGGCGTCGGCCGTGGTCGGGCTGAGCCTCCCGGTCGGCGCGGTCATCGGCCTGTTCATCGCCCAGCTGGTCGCGCCGAACCTGCCCGCGATGATCCTGCTGCCGGCCGGGCTCGCCGTCCTCGGGACGCTGCTGCTCACCTTCACGATGCGCGACCGGCGGCTCTCCCCGGAGGAGCGGCCCGCGTTCGCGTGGCGCGACCTGCCCCGCACGTTCTGGGTGAACCCCGTGCGCCACCCCAACTTCGGCTTCACCTGGCTGAGCCGGCTGCTGATCTTCTTCGGCGTCGCCGCGATCCAGGCGTACCAGGCCTTCTACCTGATGAACGTCTTCCACATCCCGCCGGCCGGCATCGCGAACGCGGTCTTCCTGTCCACGCTCGTGCTCACCGGCGCGGCGCTGCTGTTCGCCCCCTTGGCCGGCAAGGTCTCCGACCGCGTCGGGCGCCGCAAGCCGTTCGTCGTCACCGCGGCCGTGATCTTCGGGATCGGGCTGCTGCTCGCGACGTTCACCAGCACCTATCCCCTGTTCCTGGTCGCGATGGGCGTGATCGGCCTGGGCCAGGGCGTCTACTTCGCCGTCGACATCGCGCTCATCACGCAGGTGCTCCCCAACCCCGACGACACGGCCAAGGACCTCGGGCTGATGAACCTGGCCGGCAACCTGCCGACGTCGGTCGTGCCGGCGCTGGCGCCCGCGATCCTCGCCATCGGCGCGACCGCCGCGGTGCCGCAGAACTTCCCCGCCCTGTTCATCGCGGGCGCGATCGCCGGCCTGCTGGGCGCGGTGCTGATCCTGCCGATCCGGAAGGTCCGCTGAGTGCCACTGTTCGAACCACCCGCTCTCGAGTACGTCAGCAGCGCGGTCGTCGAGCTCGGCGACGTCCTCGACGTCGGCGAGACGCTGGAAGGGCACCGCCGGGTCGTCCCGATCACGGGCGGGAGCTTCACCGGTCCCGGGCTCACCGGCCGCATCCAGGCGGTCGGTGCGGACTGGCAGCGGCTCCTGCCCGACGGCACCACGCTGGTCGAGGCGCGCTACCTCGTCGAGACCACCGACGGGCTCGTTTCGATCACTTCGACCGGGGTGCGGAGCGGGCCGCCCGAGGTGCTGGCCGCGCTCGCCCGCGGCGAGCACGTCGAGCGGTTCCGGTACGAGTTCCGGCTCACCGTAACGCTTTCCGGCGCGGTCGAACGACGGCTGTCCGCCGGGATCCTGGTGGCGTCGGCGGAACGCACGCCCGGCACCGTCCGCTACGACCTCTACCGGTTCACGTGAGCACCGCCCCCACCCGGCTGCGGCTCGACCACCTCACGCCGGGCCGGCCGTCGGGGCCGCGACCGCGGCTGTCGTGGTGGCTGCCCGCCGGCGCGGCCGTCCAGCACGCGTACGAGGTCCGGCTGACCGGCCCGGGCTGGACGTCCGGCCGGTGCGAGAGCGACCGGTCGGTGCTCGTCGAGCTGCCGGAGCGGCCGGCGACGGCGTGGCAGGTCCGCGTCTGGACCGACCTCGGGGAGAGCGACTGGTCGGAGCCCGCGCCGTGGACCGCCGTCACGCTGCCCACGACGTCGGCGCCGTGGGTCGAGCCGCACGAGCCGGTCGTCGCGCCCCCCGGCGAGCGCCCGGCTTACCAGCTGCGTCACGAGTTCACGCTCGCCGGACCGGTCGCCACCGCGACGGCCTGGGCGACCGCGCACGGGATCTACGAGCTGTTCGTCAACGGCACCCGCGTCGGCGACCTCGAACTGACGCCGGGCTTCACCGCCTACCGCAAGCGGCTCCAGGTGGAGCCGTTCGACGTCGGCGCCCTGCTGCGGCCGGGGGTGAACGCGATCGAGTTCCTGGTGTCCGACGGCTGGTTCCGCGGCCGCCACGGCTTCGAGCGCGCGGCCGACGGCTTCGGCGACCGCGTCGCCGCGTGGCTGACCTTGACGATCGACGGCACCACCGCGGTCACCACCGGCCCGGGCTGGTGGTCACGGCCGAGCCGGATCACCGCGGACCTGATGGACGGCCAGACGACCGACTTCCGGCTCCCCGCACCGGGTTCCGTCGGTCTGGACGCGCCCGGCTGGGACCCGGCACGGGTGCGCGAGGGCGGCCCCGAACGGCTGGTGCTCACGGAAGCGCCGCCGGTCCGCCGGATCGAGGAGATCCCGCCGGTGTCGATCACCCGGTTCCCCGGCGGCGTGGTCGTGGACTTCGGGCAGAACCTCACCGGCCGCGTCCGGCTGGCCGACCTAGGCCCGGCGGGCACCCGGCTGCGGCTGACCCACGGCGAGCACCTGGGCCCGGACGGCCGCGTCACCACCGACCACCTGCGGGCGTTCGACTTCGCGAGTGGAGAACTCCTGCCCGCCGGGCAGGTCGACACGGTCGTGTCCGCGGGCCACGACGTCTTCGAGCCGCGGCACACCACCCACGGCTTCCGGTACGTCCAGGTCGACGGGCTCCCCGGCGGGCTCGCCGCGTCCGACGTGACCGCCGTGGTCGTCCACACGGACCTGCCCGAGACGGGGACGTTCGCGTGCGGCGACGCGCGGCTCGAAGCCCTGCACCGGGCCGCGGTGTGGAGCCTGCGCGGCAACGCCTGCGACGTCCCGACCGACTGCCCGCAGCGGGAACGCTCCGGCTTCACCGGCGACTGGCAGGTCTACGTCGCCACCGCCGCGCTCACCCACGACGTCGCCGGGTTCTCCCGGAAGTGGCTGCGCGACCTGGCCGCCGACCAGTGGCCCGACGGCCGCGTCCCGACGATCACACCCGACCCCGCGGGTGACGGCCCGTCCGGCAACGCCTTCCCGGACGCGATGGCCGGGTCCGCGGGCTGGGGCGACGCGGCGGTGCTCGTCCCGTGGGAGCTCTGGCGCGCGTACGGCGACCGGGAAATCCTGGCCGGGCAGTACGAATCGATGGTCCGCTGGGTCGAGTACGCAGCCACGGCCGCCCGCGAACGCCGGCACCCGGACCGCGTGCGCACGGCCCCGCACGACGAGTTCCTGTGGGACACCGGCGGGCACTTCGGCGAGTGGCTCGAGCCTGGCGTCCCGCCCCACCCCGACCCCACGGCCGACCACGGCATCGTCGCCACGGCCTACCTCGCCCGCTCGGCGCGGGTGCTGAGCCGCGTCGCCGCGCTGCTCGGGCACGCGGCGGACGCCGTCCGGTTCGGGCGGCTCGCGGACGGCGCCCGGGACGCGTGGCAGCGCGAGTACCTCGGCACGCTCGGCGAGTCCACGCAAGGCAACCACGTCCGGGCGCTCGCGTTCGGCTTGGTGCCTTCGCGGCTGCGCGACGCCGTGGCGGGGCGGCTCGCCTCGCTGGTCGCCGAGGCCGGCGACCACGTCGGCACGGGCTTCCTCACCACGGGCCTGCTGCTGCCCACGCTGGCCGACCACGGCTACCTCGATGTCGCCTACCGAGTGCTCCTGTCGACGGGAATCCCGTCGTGGCTGGCGATGCTCGACCGCGGCGCGACGACGTTCTGGGAGCGCTGGGACGCCGTCGACGGCGGTGAGGTCCGGGGTTCGCTGAACCACTACAGCAAGGGAGCCGCGATGTCGTTCCTGTACACCCACATCGCGGGCATCCGGCTCCCGGCGGACCCCGGCCCGGACGAGGCCGGGTACCGCCGGTTCGT
This genomic window contains:
- a CDS encoding IclR family transcriptional regulator, whose amino-acid sequence is MTESARVRGRRPAHGEPVVDRALSLLASFDAEHRTLTLAELSRRAEIPPSSALRLANRLVDWGALERDDAGRFCVGLRLLEVATLAPRGHGLRQVALPFMNDLAEVTHQHVQLAVRDGMQAMLVERLSAHQATPVDYRIGGRLPLHSTGVGLALLAFAPKEVQEELLSKPVYSEPDNRLILPDVLRRTLADVRRERLAIFRREDEHESIVSVAAPVFDREDAVVGVVGVLVPKRVAQPRRLGLAVQTTARGISRELGAARVRL
- a CDS encoding MFS transporter, with translation MSTSFRQESTTATTFPGPRRGFLFFFAFAAVGAGMAVLVPAVLTLSVKATLLDPAGATTMVSIVTSISALCSLIAFPVFGRLSDRTTGRFGRRRPFLLLGAVLFTFGAIGLQLGSTTFALTLAASCTTVGASAATVAFTSVIPDQLPPDRRGPASAVVGLSLPVGAVIGLFIAQLVAPNLPAMILLPAGLAVLGTLLLTFTMRDRRLSPEERPAFAWRDLPRTFWVNPVRHPNFGFTWLSRLLIFFGVAAIQAYQAFYLMNVFHIPPAGIANAVFLSTLVLTGAALLFAPLAGKVSDRVGRRKPFVVTAAVIFGIGLLLATFTSTYPLFLVAMGVIGLGQGVYFAVDIALITQVLPNPDDTAKDLGLMNLAGNLPTSVVPALAPAILAIGATAAVPQNFPALFIAGAIAGLLGAVLILPIRKVR
- a CDS encoding DUF3237 family protein, which produces MPLFEPPALEYVSSAVVELGDVLDVGETLEGHRRVVPITGGSFTGPGLTGRIQAVGADWQRLLPDGTTLVEARYLVETTDGLVSITSTGVRSGPPEVLAALARGEHVERFRYEFRLTVTLSGAVERRLSAGILVASAERTPGTVRYDLYRFT
- a CDS encoding family 78 glycoside hydrolase catalytic domain yields the protein MSTAPTRLRLDHLTPGRPSGPRPRLSWWLPAGAAVQHAYEVRLTGPGWTSGRCESDRSVLVELPERPATAWQVRVWTDLGESDWSEPAPWTAVTLPTTSAPWVEPHEPVVAPPGERPAYQLRHEFTLAGPVATATAWATAHGIYELFVNGTRVGDLELTPGFTAYRKRLQVEPFDVGALLRPGVNAIEFLVSDGWFRGRHGFERAADGFGDRVAAWLTLTIDGTTAVTTGPGWWSRPSRITADLMDGQTTDFRLPAPGSVGLDAPGWDPARVREGGPERLVLTEAPPVRRIEEIPPVSITRFPGGVVVDFGQNLTGRVRLADLGPAGTRLRLTHGEHLGPDGRVTTDHLRAFDFASGELLPAGQVDTVVSAGHDVFEPRHTTHGFRYVQVDGLPGGLAASDVTAVVVHTDLPETGTFACGDARLEALHRAAVWSLRGNACDVPTDCPQRERSGFTGDWQVYVATAALTHDVAGFSRKWLRDLAADQWPDGRVPTITPDPAGDGPSGNAFPDAMAGSAGWGDAAVLVPWELWRAYGDREILAGQYESMVRWVEYAATAARERRHPDRVRTAPHDEFLWDTGGHFGEWLEPGVPPHPDPTADHGIVATAYLARSARVLSRVAALLGHAADAVRFGRLADGARDAWQREYLGTLGESTQGNHVRALAFGLVPSRLRDAVAGRLASLVAEAGDHVGTGFLTTGLLLPTLADHGYLDVAYRVLLSTGIPSWLAMLDRGATTFWERWDAVDGGEVRGSLNHYSKGAAMSFLYTHIAGIRLPADPGPDEAGYRRFVVQPRPGGGLRRAEAEHLSPYGPIRSAWHLDGDELRLTVDVPPGTRAEIRLPGGTTTEGPGKHTFTARMCPQ